The following are from one region of the Capsicum annuum cultivar UCD-10X-F1 chromosome 1, UCD10Xv1.1, whole genome shotgun sequence genome:
- the LOC107856875 gene encoding probable aspartic proteinase GIP2 has translation MKIPQLRLFFLLFICSNSIAKKSLKRYSLLLPVFKDEITGQYITQMYQRTPIVPVNLTVDLGGRFLWMDCDNGYISSSYKHVPCGSRPCKLSGSQGCYGASCPVPPRPGCNNHTCAHIPYNPIYRTSTDGELAEDVIALWSTNYNGSIMGHLLASPSGVMFSCSDDLMLHKLAYGVKGMAGLGSGYTGLPSQIARAFYLPRKFAICLSADTISNGVILFGEGRQSAYASNEVQSYTPLLKNPVSTAGAYYPGEPSVEYFIGVEKILVNGKIVPIDSKLLAINKTTGVGGTKISTVVPYGTMETSIYKAFKHEFLKAIDEDPIAEPIRPFELCFNMSNLGTSTGLIIPQVSLVLQGDRNNTNWDLSMDNLMASPVASSGLLCLGFLDGGENSQTSIVLGGLQIEENLLEFDLVKKRMGFYKNPMLKRCNFLS, from the coding sequence ATGAAAATTCCTCAGCTTCggttgttttttcttctttttatttgttcAAACTCCATCGCCAAAAAATCTCTTAAGCGTTACAGTCTTCTTCTTCCAGTGTTCAAAGATGAAATTACAGGACAATATATAACTCAAATGTACCAAAGAACCCCTATTGTCCCTGTCAATTTAACCGTTGACCTCGGCGGACGATTTCTATGGATGGATTGTGATAATGGTTACATTAGTTCATCTTACAAACATGTTCCATGTGGTTCAAGACCATGCAAACTGTCAGGTTCACAAGGGTGTTATGGAGCTAGTTGTCCTGTTCCTCCTAGGCCAGGGTGCAACAACCACACATGTGCACACATTCCATATAACCCTATATACAGAACTAGCACTGATGGTGAACTTGCTGAAGATGTTATTGCTTTATGGTCCACTAATTATAATGGATCCATAATGGGCCATCTTTTAGCATCACCTAGTGGGGTGATGTTTAGTTGTTCTGATGATCTTATGTTACACAAATTAGCTTATGGGGTTAAGGGCATGGCTGGACTTGGAAGTGGTTACACTGGGCTTCCTTCACAAATAGCTAGAGCTTTTTATTTACCTCGAAAATTTGCCATTTGTTTGAGTGCTGATACTATATCAAATGGTGTAATTTTATTTGGTGAAGGACGACAATCTGCTTATGCATCTAATGAGGTACAAAGTTACACTCCTCTGCTTAAAAATCCTGTTAGTACTGCAGGGGCGTATTATCCTGGTGAGCCATCAGTTGAATATTTTATTGGAGTGGAGAAAATCTTAGTCAATGGGAAAATTGTACCGATTGATAGTAAGTTACTAGCTATTAACAAGACTACTGGAGTTGGAGGAACAAAGATTAGCACTGTTGTTCCTTATGGTACAATGGAGACATCAATCTACAAGGCGTTTAAGCACGAGTTTCTCAAAGCTATTGATGAAGATCCAATAGCAGAACCTATTAGGCCATTTGAGTTGTGCTTTAACATGTCGAATTTGGGGACTTCAACTGGCCTAATAATTCCTCAAGTTAGTCTTGTTTTGCAAGGGGATCGAAATAATACCAATTGGGATCTTTCGATGGACAATTTGATGGCGTCTCCTGTTGCTAGTAGCGGTTTGTTGTGTCTCGGATTTTTGGATGGTGGTGAAAATTCTCAAACATCCATTGTTCTTGGAGGCTTACAAATTGAAGAGAACCTGTTGGAATTTGATCTTGTGAAGAAAAGAATGGGATTTTACAAAAATCCAATGCTTAAGAGGTGTAATTTCCTTAGCTAA